A region from the Peptococcus niger genome encodes:
- the tnpA gene encoding IS200/IS605 family transposase — MDKNSLAHTSWNCKYHIVFAPKYRRQVIYGRLKQDIGKTLRDLCERKGINILEAECCPDHIHMLLEIPP, encoded by the coding sequence ATGGACAAGAACAGCTTAGCACATACAAGTTGGAATTGTAAGTATCATATCGTGTTTGCACCAAAATATAGGCGGCAGGTTATCTACGGGAGATTGAAACAAGACATAGGAAAAACGTTAAGAGACCTATGCGAAAGAAAAGGAATAAATATACTCGAAGCGGAATGTTGTCCGGACCATATACATATGCTACTGGAGATTCCACC
- a CDS encoding ABC transporter permease: MLNLELKKIKFINILLVSLIIPLLANAFGIINYIGNKEILTHQWQSLWTQVSLFYFSFVYIPLIAIIIASLWSVEHKAGLKLIKLSPRKNISFITAKLMLAFIIISLCQIYFFVLFYLGGKFIGDFSSIDLNIYFHYIIVSIFLSLPIIGIFGSLAIRIKSFGIIVLLSSIFTILGFATAYKSLKIIGLSFLAIESNNFRYINTYDLGLLAFFAIGEIIISLYFSNKFLKYEHS; the protein is encoded by the coding sequence ATGTTAAATTTAGAACTCAAGAAAATAAAATTTATAAACATTTTACTGGTAAGCCTTATAATACCCCTACTAGCCAATGCCTTTGGGATTATAAATTATATAGGGAACAAAGAGATATTAACTCACCAGTGGCAAAGTCTATGGACACAAGTAAGTTTATTTTACTTTTCTTTTGTCTATATTCCCCTAATTGCAATCATAATAGCTAGTCTTTGGTCAGTCGAGCACAAGGCCGGGCTTAAACTGATTAAGTTAAGCCCAAGGAAAAACATATCATTTATAACAGCAAAGTTGATGCTAGCTTTTATAATAATAAGCCTTTGTCAGATATATTTTTTTGTCTTATTTTATCTAGGCGGCAAATTTATAGGAGATTTTTCAAGTATAGACCTCAATATATATTTTCACTATATAATCGTTAGCATTTTTTTGTCACTTCCTATTATAGGAATTTTTGGTTCCCTAGCTATAAGGATAAAGTCTTTTGGAATAATAGTGCTTCTCTCCAGCATATTTACAATACTAGGATTTGCGACAGCGTATAAATCCTTAAAAATAATCGGTCTCAGTTTTTTAGCAATTGAATCTAACAACTTCAGGTATATAAATACATATGATTTAGGGCTATTGGCCTTTTTTGCAATAGGAGAAATAATAATTTCCTTATATTTTTCTAATAAATTTTTAAAGTACGAACACAGCTGA
- a CDS encoding ABC transporter ATP-binding protein produces MEKILEIKNLKKSYNNKRILDIDSLEIEKGAIYGLIGKNGAGKSTLMKLILGLVKKDEGMIKVFGHKLNSKNQKNFNKDFGALIENPSFYDHLTGYENLEIVCRLKGIEKEEILKTLDLVGLNHVGKKKAREYSLGMKQRLGIAMALIGNPRLLILDEPINGLDPQGIEEMRNLFKDIVKNTPTSILISSHILDEIEKISSHIGILKDGQLTYNGSLEEYRRLHPPFISLLTSDNQKALELLNLPEDRIKGKKIILGKISNQDIANTVNFLNDKVDIYRIEEEKESLEKLFIEESRS; encoded by the coding sequence ATGGAAAAAATACTGGAAATAAAAAACTTAAAAAAATCCTACAACAATAAAAGAATCTTAGATATTGATTCTTTAGAAATCGAAAAAGGGGCTATCTATGGCCTAATAGGCAAAAATGGGGCTGGCAAGTCCACTCTCATGAAACTTATACTTGGTCTTGTCAAAAAAGATGAGGGTATGATTAAAGTTTTTGGACATAAATTAAACTCAAAAAACCAAAAAAATTTCAACAAAGATTTTGGCGCCTTAATTGAAAACCCTTCCTTTTATGACCACCTGACAGGCTATGAAAATTTAGAAATAGTATGCCGACTAAAGGGAATCGAAAAAGAAGAAATTTTAAAAACGCTAGACCTTGTAGGTCTTAATCATGTGGGCAAAAAGAAGGCTAGAGAATATTCCTTGGGTATGAAGCAAAGACTTGGCATCGCCATGGCCTTAATTGGGAATCCCAGGCTTTTAATTTTAGATGAGCCCATAAATGGCTTAGACCCTCAAGGAATCGAAGAAATGAGGAATTTATTTAAAGATATTGTAAAAAATACTCCTACAAGCATCTTAATCTCTTCACACATTCTTGATGAAATAGAAAAAATCTCCAGTCACATAGGCATACTTAAAGATGGACAATTAACCTACAATGGAAGTTTGGAAGAATACAGAAGGCTTCATCCCCCATTTATATCCCTACTTACATCTGATAACCAAAAAGCTCTAGAACTTTTAAACCTTCCTGAAGATAGGATAAAGGGAAAAAAGATAATTTTAGGTAAAATATCTAACCAAGATATTGCTAATACAGTAAATTTTTTAAATGACAAAGTAGATATATATAGGATAGAGGAAGAAAAAGAAAGTCTAGAAAAGTTATTTATTGAAGAGAGCAGGTCTTAA